In the Phaseolus vulgaris cultivar G19833 chromosome 7, P. vulgaris v2.0, whole genome shotgun sequence genome, one interval contains:
- the LOC137828621 gene encoding AP2-like ethylene-responsive transcription factor AIL7, which yields MEWNFGAFLAVIQLFDSSTVYLGGYDKEEKAARAYDLATLMYWGPTATTNFPVSNYSKELEEMKHVTKHHQQSRWQARIGRVAGNKDLYLGTFATEEKATEAYDIAAIKFRGANAVMNRYDVEVIMKSSLPVGGIAVSTELSLMLMQLSLMQLNLL from the exons ATGGAATGGAACTTTGGTGCATTTCTGGCTGTCATTCAACTTTTTGACTCTTCTACAGTTTATTTGG GTGGATATGATAAGGAAGAAAAGGCCGCTAGAGCTTATGATTTGGCAACTCTAATGTATTGGGGTCCCACCGCTACCACCAACTTCCCT GTGTCCAATTATTCAAAGGAATTGGAGGAGATGAAGCATGTTACGAA GCATCATCAACAGAGTAGGTGGCAAGCAAGAATTGGCCGCGTAGCTGGAAATAAAGATTTGTACCTGGGAACATTCG CAACTGAAGAGAAGGCAACGGAGGCATACGATATTGCAGCAATAAAGTTCAGAGGTGCAAATGCAGTAATGAATAGATATGATGTGGAAGTTATAATGAAGAGTTCTCTTCCAGTGGGTGGCATAGCAGTGTCCACTGAACTGTCACTTATGCTAATGCAACTGAGCTTAATGCAACTCAACCTTTTGTag
- the LOC137828622 gene encoding signal recognition particle 43 kDa protein, chloroplastic-like, whose product YESYGEVKGIIDSRELDPAARMEYLIEWNDDHASSCVPTDFIAKDVVAEYETPWWTAAKEANESAWRNLVDSGDSRDVDDVDADGRTTLLFVAGLGSESCVKLLVEAGANLDHCDRSGGLVVLHMAAGYVRHDVTKLLLDLGADPKVADDRGRTALDLAREILMATSKGNPMHSKAWLGF is encoded by the coding sequence tatgagtCCTATGGTGAAGTCAAAGGCATCATCGACAGCAGAGAACTCGACCCCGCCGCTAGAATGGAGTACCTCATCGAGTGGAACGACGACCACGCATCGTCATGCGTTCCGACAGACTTCATCGCCAAAGACGTTGTTGCCGAGTACGAGACCCCGTGGTGGACTGCTGCAAAGGAGGCCAACGAGTCCGCGTGGAGGAATCTCGTCGACTCCGGCGACAGTCGCGATGTTGACGATGTGGACGCTGATGGCCGCACCACGCTCCTCTTTGTAGCGGGACTGGGCTCTGAATCATGCGTGAAGCTACTTGTGGAAGCTGGCGCGAATCTGGACCACTGCGACCGTAGCGGAGGTCTTGTGGTGCTGCACATGGCGGCAGGGTACGTGAGGCACGACGTGACGAAGTTGCTGCTGGATCTCGGTGCGGATCCCAAGGTGGCGGATGACCGTGGAAGAACGGCGTTAGATCTGGCGCGGGAGATTCTGATGGCGACGTCGAAGGGAAATCCGATGCACTCAAAGGCATGGTTAGGGTTTTAG
- the LOC137828801 gene encoding uncharacterized protein, producing the protein MAAWMLTLTPPLEAENALETSLREAFESEKASLRPPFSLAIPSPDQYTLLNRAILHGVLTEPQFAKTHIKHLHAIVTDGYAAFVTLLLSLVNHLYPKLLASVKTQLLWLTDQIVCVLGVGYDAVLVSLLRQIAGADCGDGNLWLCSKLVTLFLEQWDRLLEDSPHVLSFALYTFLRVLTDHCRGGNVEKLETLKRLEIHLCVKIVREEFHLCLKIGRDFIRLLQDLVHVPEFRAILRDILFNPCVFNVVGFQFKDVSQIYSTRTSSRYSLLRISPDMETQLRFLLTSIKLGHQKRHQVWFAKKFLNEPDKEFVIVDIVRFICCAHHPSNEIIQSDIVPRWALIGWLLTSCRRNHVVANVKLALFYDWLFFDERVDNIMNIEPAVLLMVHSVPKYVDITHALLEFLLHLVDSYDVERKGFVVKGVSSAFQLLVRKGVIRSLDVLISCPALHPGLKERLKSLIACGTVGSS; encoded by the coding sequence ATGGCGGCGTGGATGCTGACTCTCACGCCACCTTTGGAAGCAGAAAACGCATTGGAAACGTCGCTGAGGGAAGCCTTTGAGTCTGAGAAAGCATCTCTGAGACCCCCTTTCTCCTTAGCCATTCCAAGCCCCGACCAATACACCCTCCTCAACCGCGCTATCCTTCACGGCGTTTTAACGGAACCCCAATTCGCCAAAACCCACATCAAACACTTGCACGCCATCGTCACCGACGGCTACGCCGCCTTTGTCACCCTCCTCCTCAGCCTCGTCAACCACCTCTACCCCAAACTCCTTGCATCCGTCAAAACGCAGTTACTCTGGCTCACCGATCAAATAGTGTGCGTTTTGGGCGTCGGCTACGACGCCGTTTTGGTCTCCCTTTTGCGCCAAATCGCTGGCGCCGATTGTGGCGATGGCAACTTGTGGCTCTGCTCTAAGTTGGTCACCCTCTTTCTGGAACAGTGGGACCGCTTATTGGAAGACTCGCCCCACGTTTTGTCGTTCGCGTTGTACACGTTTCTTAGGGTTTTGACGGATCATTGTAGGGGTGGTAACGTTGAAAAGTTGGAGACTTTGAAGCGGTTGGAGATTCATCTGTGTGTGAAGATAGTGAGGGAAGAGTTTCACTTGTGTTTGAAAATTGGGAGGGATTTTATTCGCTTGTTGCAGGATTTGGTTCATGTCCCCGAGTTTAGGGCTATATTAAGAGACATTCTGTTTAATCCGTGTGTGTTTAATGTTGTGGGGTTTCAGTTTAAGGATGTTTCTCAGATTTACTCCACCAGGACTTCCAGTAGGTATTCTCTGCTTAGGATCAGTCCTGACATGGAGACCCAATTGAGGTTTTTGCTTACAAGCATAAAGTTGGGGCATCAGAAGAGGCATCAGGTTTGGTTTGCTAAGAAGTTTTTGAATGAGCCTGATAAAGAGTTTGTTATAGTTGATATTGTGAGGTTTATATGCTGTGCACACCATCCTTCAAATGAGATCATTCAGTCTGATATTGTTCCTAGGTGGGCGCTTATTGGTTGGCTTTTGACCTCTTGTAGGAGGAACCATGTTGTGGCTAATGTGAAACTGGCTTTGTTTTATGACTGGCTCTTTTTTGATGAAAGGGTGGATAACATTATGAACATTGAGCCTGCAGTTCTGCTTATGGTGCATTCTGTTCCAAAGTATGTTGACATTACTCATGCTCTTCTTGAGTTCTTATTGCATCTTGTGGACAGTTATGATGTAGAACGGAAGGGTTTCGTGGTTAAAGGTGTGTCATCGGCTTTTCAGTTGCTTGTGCGCAAAGGTGTGATTCGGTCGCTTGATGTCTTGATTTCTTGTCCTGCACTTCACCCTGGTTTGAAAGAGAGGCTGAAAAGCTTAATAGCATGTGGAACGGTTGGAAGCTCTTGA